The genomic interval TGTAGGCCTTTTTAACGGTTCTGGAATCCAGCTCAACTTTAAAATTACCCAGTTGAGAGTCTAATAATGCGTATTCTAGCGGCCCGTTCAACGCCTCATCGCCACCGAAGTGGCGCTTAATGGCTGCAATGATTTGTTTTGGCGCGAGGCCCGCCATTTCAATTTCTATACCGACTTGCCGCTCTTGGCTGCAGTGGTTTAATCGTTTGGGTGGAATTTCACAGTGCTTGTTTAAGGTGTTCATAGCTATTCCTGAAACTGATCGGTCGGTAGAGTATTCGTAAACGGTGGCTGGGTGAGTAGCTCGATACTTTTTAGCTAGATACTTTTTAGCTAGATACAATGGCTCTTAACATCCAGGCATTTTCTTCGTGCTGGCCAATGCGATCGGTTAATAAATCGGCGGTTTTGACATCTTCTATTTCTTCGGCGGCAGCCACTGCAACGCGTAGGCTTCGTGCGCAGCGCTCGTTGTCATCAGCCAATTGATTAATCATATTTTCCGCGCTGGGTGTTCCCGACTCCTCAATAATATCGGTCAGCTCGGCAAACTTGGTTAAGCTACCTGGTGCGACAAATCCCAGTGCGCGAATCCGCTCGGCGATCACGTCGATGGCGTCGGTTAGATCCCGGTATTGTTCCTCAGTTAGTTTGTGCAAACTGTAAAAAAGTGGGCCCATTACATTCCAGTGAAAATTTAATGTTTTCACGTTGAGTAAAAATGTATCGGCCAACGCTTTGGAAAGAAATGTCGCTAACTCACTTCTGTCGGCGCGATTTATGCCGTTCTCTGTAAGTTGCTCTTTGGGTTTGCTGCTTAATACTGTTGCGGTATTCATACCTACTCCTTGAACGTTGAAACTGGTTTGTCATTAATGGCTATTCGGGGTAACTAGCACCGCCGTATTTAGGCGGTGCTAGTTAGGTCTTAACTTGCTATTTGTAAGTTGTTGATGACCTTTTCCACATCTGATGTGTTTTCTGCAATGGCTTGTGCAAGTTCTCGCTCTGCGCTAGACGACACGGTGCCAGATAAAATGACGGCACCTTGATTCACTTCTACTTCAATGCTAGTTCCTGACACCTCTGTGTCCATTAACAGTCGCGCTTTCACGAGCGACTCGGTTTTGGTGTTCTGCATTTCATCCAAAATGGCATCGGTAGCATAGGTGTCTGGCGCCACCTTGAGTTGGTTGTTAACACTCGTAACGCCTTCAACACTGAGTACTAGTTCTTCGGCTAAGTGTTTATGAATTTCGCTATCGACATTACCGCGCAGGGTGACTTCACCATTTTTTACCAGTGTGTCGATAGTGAAATTATTGAGATTGGGGCTTAGCAATAATGTGGCTTCGGATTTTCCGTCGAGCCAGGCATCGTTAATCGACTGGTTTTTCCAATCTGATTCGTTGTCAGCCAGTGTATGGGCGCTCGCCGCCAATAAAAATGCTGAAGCGAGAAATTTTGCCTTTGGATAGTTCATAGGATGACTCCTTGTGTATAAGGTTCGACGTTTATGCTTTGCGTTCAATTACTTAAGTAGCAAGCGATGTGCCAGTGCTTTAATTGCCTGGTTTGTGGGCTGAATCAGTGGTTTTTGCGCGGAGTAGGGAGTGATAGTTGAAAAATTTTCATTGCTTTTTGTAAGTTTTACCAAGCCACTGGCAGCTCATTTTGGCGTCACCTAGTTCGATCGTCGCGAATTTTTCTAATAGTAGATGGTCGAAAATCTTTTATACGGGTGCTAACTGGCGCAGTTGGCGCCAATTGTAATTTTTGGCTGATTAAAATCTTAAGCGCAAAAATGCAGCGCCTGTCTCTGCGGCTTCTCAATGTCTAGAATTGAAAAATTGAATCGCGCTTCGGCGCTTTGGGTGCGAATTGTGGGTATTTATCACTGGTGCGAGACTAGTGCGTGCTAAGGGGTAGGCTAAGGTTGCGGTTATTTGGCCATACTAAAGGCGCCTTTTAGGGGCGAATCTAGGGGCGCATCGAGCCTATGGCAATTGAGATTACCCGAGCTGGAAACAGAGCTAACGCGCGGTGCAGCTGTGGGTTAGCGTTAAAACCCCCGGTGGCAGGTTAGAGATGCGCCGATTGGATGACTGATACTTAGGTAGGCACTGGCCGAACAGGCAGGTGCTAAACACCCTCAAAAGTACTAAAATCTCGAGCTGACTGTTAATAGACTAAAATAACACTATGTCCGTCGTTCCCCATCTTCCAGAAAATGCACCTGCATTAGGTAATTCCCTCTCCAAGGCTCTCGGGCGTTTCATACTCCGTGTGTTGGGCTGGAGGCTAGAGGGCGACTTGCCCAATGAGAAGAAGTTGATGGTGGCGCTCGCGCCGCACACGTCCAACTGGGATTTTGTGGTGGCTATGCCGATCATTATGGCGCTGGGGATTAAGGTTTCTTACTTGATGAAAAAAGAGGCCTTCATTTGGCCTTTCAGCATTCTTTTTCGTTGGTGGGGCGGTATCCCGCTAGACCGCGGTGCCTCGGGAGAGGTGGTTAACCAAGTGGCGCAATGGTATGCCGATCACGATGCGGTATGGGTCGCCATCACCCCGGAGGGCACCCGTAAAAAAGTCGGCCAGTATAAAACCGGTTTCGTGCGCATTGCGCACGCGGCCGGCGTTCCGATTGTGACCATCGCTTGGGACTTTCCCTCGAAATCCATGGTGGTCGATCGCGTCTGGACGACCACAGGCAATCATGAAGCTGATGCTGCCCTGATTCGCGCGCATATTAATAGTCACTATCGTGGCGCAGCGCCACAATTGCAGTAGGCCAACGCCATGACACAAGTGCCCGTTGTCCCCAAAACCCCAGCTGCATGGCCAAAACTTGGTAATGCTTTCACCCGGTGGCTTGGCCGCAATGGTCTGCGGGTGATGGGTTGGCGTTGTATCGGCCATATTCCGGAAACCGGTAAGTTGGTGGTGGTTGGCGGCCCGCACACGTCCAACTGGGACTTCGTTATTGCGATGTTTACGATTATGGCCTTGGGCGTGAAGGTGTCTTGGCTGGCAAAAGATTCTATATTTCGTTGGCCGGTAAAAGGCCTGTGGTTGAAGCTCGGCGGTATTCCGGTTGATCGCGCTTCTGCCAGCGGCATGGTGGGGCAGGCCATCGAAAGTTTACAGCAAAATAGCGCGCAAATTGTCTGTTTGATGCCGGAGGGCACACGCTCGAAAGTCGATAAATGGCGCACCGGTTTTTTGCATATTGCCAAGGGCGCACAGGTGCCCATTTTCATGGTGGGAATGGACTACCCTTCTAAGACAGTCACCTTTGGTAATATTTTTACTGTGGGTGATGATCTCGATGCCGACCTTGAAAAGGTAAAGCTGTTCGTACGCAGCTTTCGCGCTAAGAGACCTGCATTCCAATCATAAGGCGTAGGCACAGGAGTTAAGTTTGGATTGGCCCCTGTGGATCTACCTGCTACTTTCTTGTACCGCTTTCGTGGCTGGATTCGTCTCTTCCATCGCCGGTGCCGGCGGCATGATCGTTTTGCCCGTGTTGCTATGGGCGGGTGTGCCGCCGTTGAACGCTTTGGCGGTCAACAAGTTTCAGAGTGTGTTTGGCACCCTTAGCTCGACCATTAATTTTTTTAGTAAAGGCCATCTGGATTTCAAATCCAACAAACTGGGTTTGCTCTGCGCTTTCGTCGCGGCGTTGCTTGGAACTTGGTTGATTCAACGAATATCGAACAATGTGTTGATGTCTCTGCTACCGTGGATGCTGCTTCTTCTCGCGGTTTACTTTGCCTTTTCACCGGATATTTCCGATGAGCCTAAGCCGGCGCGTTTATCGAATGAGGTTTTTAATCTAACGGTGGGCAGCGGTTTGGGTTTGTACGGCGGTTTTTTTGGCCCAGGCATGGGGTCCTTTTATGCGGCCGCGTTTGTTCGCCTGCGCGGTCTTCCCATGAGGATGGCGACGGCGCAAACAAAACCTTTCGTGCTGGTCGTCAACACCACCTCTATGTTGGTGTTCATCGTAGCCGGCTATCAATGGTGGGATCTAGCGGTGCTAATGGCGGTTATGCAGTTTATTGGCGCCAGAATAGGCTCAAACATGGTGATTCAACGCGGTGTAAAACTTATTAAGCCGCTGCTCATCATCGTCACTTTTTTGCTTGCCATTAAGTTGCTGTGGGCGGCATAAATGTTGTTAACTTTTTTTATCAGTCTGCTTCTCTTTGGCCTAGTGATTGTTGCTTCACTGACCTATTTACGGCCAACTTATCGGGTGAACGCCAGTCAACTTATTGTGTTGTTCGATCAGGTGTTGGCCGGGCGCGCTAGCACGCAGGATTGGTTGGTGTTTACTGCAATGCCGATTAGATATGATCCTGATTTGGAGGCTATTCGGCTCCAATGCTTGGTGCTCGAGCAGGCGCATTTTCTTGGCGATGCATCGCGCTTTTTGTTTGATAGTACGGGCCTTGAGGCAATAGCGCACATACGGCAAGGGTTGATGGAGCGACAAGGCGGCGGGCACTTGTGACCTGTGGTATAAGGTGGTTCAATCACCGAATTAAAATTGCTCAAAGGAATGCGCTATGAATGACTCCCAATCTCGCCCGGTACTCCTTTTTATGATGGGGCTTGCGGCCTTCGTTGTGGTGGTTGCCGGAATGCGGGCTGCAGAAACCCTGCTGGTACCTTTCCTCTTGTCGCTGTTTATCGCGGTAATTTGCTCGCCGCCGCTACTTTGGATGAAAAAACGCGGTGTTCCGAATGCTATCGCGGTGCTGTTAATCATCGCGATTATTGTCTTGCTGGGCGCACTCATTGGTGCGGTTGTAGGCGCATCTATTACCTCTTTCAAAGCGGATTTGCCGCAATATCAGCAGCGCCTGCAAGAAATGAGTGGCGGTTTTCGCACTTGGTTGGAGCACCGAGGCGTGGTCATCGATCGCGCCTTTTGGGCCGATAATGTTAAGCCCTCCGTTGCCCTGGCGTTTGCTGGCAATACCCTGACGCAGTTGGGCAACCTCATGGCCAACGCGTTTTTAATTTTGCTCACGGTAATTTTCATTCTGGGCGAAGAGATGCGTTTTTCCGAGCGTCTGGGCCGGTCCAATCAAAATTTAAAAGCCACTATCGAAGGTATTCACCGCTTCACAAAGAGTGTGAATCACTACATGGCGCTGAAAAGTGGCCTCAGTTTTGTCACCGGCATTGTGGTGAGCCTGTGGTTGTGGTTTCTTGGGGTTGATTACCCGCTGCTGTGGGGCACCATGGCTTTCATTTTAAACTTCGTTCCCAATTTAGGTTCCCTGTTGGCTGCGGTACCGGCGGTCTTGCTGGCACTGGTTCAATTGGGTGTGCCTGAGGCCGTTTACACGGGCTTGGGTTACTTAGTGATAAATTTGGTTATCGGCAATGTGGTAGAGCCGCGCATGATGGGTAAAGGCCTGAACCTGTCGACCTTAGTGGTGTTTCTATCTTTGGTGTTTTGGGGCTGGGTGTTGGGTCCCGTGGGTATGTTGTTGTCGGTGCCCTTGACGATGACCGTGAAAATCGCCTTAGAAAGCTACCCAGGCACCAGTTGGATGGGTATTTTGCTGGGTGATGGTGCCGAGCCCGCTAATGGCGGGGCTGACGTTAAAAGCGATACGCCGCACTAAGTTCCATGCCATCGTCGGTGGACAATGTTTGTATTTGAAAGCCTCGGCTATAGGTGGGGCGCTCTAGCTGTGAAGTCGATACCGCTTTGTTGAGCAGTGATTGTATGCCTGAGGATGTTGGCGCGACTTTCTTGGCCTTGGCAAGTTGGGCGTAGTGCTGGAAGTGTATGGCTTGGGTTGTAGCTTGTTCAAGCGCGCTGTCTTCGCCGGTATAGAAAGTCTGGGAGAAGGTTTCACCAGCAAGGCAAGCGGGGCAAAGCGCGACGGCGGTGAGGGTTAATAGTGCTGCCAATGTTGTTTTCATGGTGACTACTCGCTACGGGGTAATATTCGCGCATCCCTTCCCGTGAATCCATGGCTTAACTATGCCTAACTAATCGCCTAGTTTCTGCTAACTGGTTCCGTTACTCATGCTAAATGACTATAGATGGGTTAAAAGCTATTCCAGAATCGCGTGTGCGGCGTCTTTTGGTTATAAAAAATGGCAATCCAGACAATTTCGATCCCATTGGGGCCGGACTGACTGAGGTGATGATCTTGACTTGCGGCTTGCGGCTTGCGGATCAGGCTCATCAGAGCCTGATCCGCGCGATTAATCGGCCTCGCGCAAGCTCCGTTGACCAATTACGGCCAGCGCGGCGACTCGGTAGGCTTCTGCTAGGGTTGGGAAGTTAAAAATGCTCTCAACGAAGATATCGACGTCTGCCTCGGCCAGTAGTGCCATTTGACCTATATGAATCAGCTCGGTGGCGCCTTCGCAGACAATGCTGACCCCCAGCAGCTTTCTCCCCTTGGCATCGCATATCAATTTCAGTAAGCCATCTTGTATGCCGGAAATTTGCCCGCGCGCAATCTCTTCAAAATTGGCTTTGCCAACGACAACATCGCCGTGTTCTTGTTGCGCCTGTTGCTCAGTTAACCCTACGGCGGACAGCTCGGGAATGGCATAGATACCTGAGGGAATGGTGCTGGCGATACGACCCAAGCTCATGCCCAAGGCATTACAGGTGGCGCGCCGCCCTTGCTCCATAGACGCTGAGGCCAAGCTCGGCGGGCCTATCACATCGCCGGCGGCATAAATATTCGGCGTTGCTGTTCGAAGGTTGTTGTCAACTGAGATTAATCCGCGCTCGTTGAGTGCCAAGCCCGCATTTTCAATTTGTAGATCTTTGACGTTGGCCAACCTGCCGGCAGCGCAAAGTAATTTTTCACTTCGAACTTCGACGCCGTTATCGCACTTAGTAATGACACCCGCGAGACCATCAAACTCAACCGAGGTGACATTGTGTTCGCCCAGCCAAGTACCGCCCATATTGGCAAAGGCGTGAACAAATTTTCCCGTGAGATCGGCATCTAAAAAACCGAGTGGACGCGGGTATTTATCGATCATCGTGACCTTGACGCCAAGCGCTTGAAAAATGGATGCATACTCGCTGGCAATTACACCACCACCGAGCACCACCAAACTCTTGGGAAGGTACAGCATGGAGAGTATTGAGTCGCTGTCGAAGATGTACTCATGATCTACGGGAATGTTATCCGGCTTACGCGGATAGGAACCGCTGGCAATAATGATATTTTGGGCGCTAATGGTTTCTGCTTCGCCGCGCACTTTAGAAATCTGTAGTTGATGGGGATCAACAAATTTAGCGCGGCCGTGGATAGTTGTAATGTTGTTGCGAAGAATTTGCCGACGCATGTATTCATCGTGCGCGCTCAGCACTTGATCTAAGCGATTGATGAGCGTCGCCATTTCGGTGTCTTCGGCCAGCTTAAAATTAGACAGCGCAGCGTTGGCGCGCATGTTTTTTACTCTTAGCGCATTTTCCCGCAAGGTTTTTGATGGAATGGTACCTCTGTGAACGCAGGCGCCGCCGAGCACTTTATCGCGTTCAACTAAGGCAACTTTTTTGCCGGCTTTTGCACCTTGTACAGCCGCCTTTTGCCCCGCAGGACCACTGCCGATGACAATGAGATCGAAGTCGTAATTCATCGCCCTAACATCGCCTCCATAGTGCTTTTTATATCGTCTTTTTTATCCATCAAGGTTTCGATTTCATCTTCGTACAAATTAAGATCGGCGAGAACGGGTAGTTCAATCAAGTTGGCTGCCGAAAGTAGATCTGGCGAGAGCTGGTGGGTGGCAAATACGGCGCCACCATTAATCATGGTGGTTTGCTCTTTGGCCAAATTTGCGTCTTCGTACTGGTGGAAAAACTCAATCGACTCGCAAACAATTTTCGGCATAGCCCAGCGCTGTGCCACCGCCATACCGACCTGTGTGTGATACTGTTCTTCTAGTTGCTGCACATCTTCTTCGCTGAGCTCTAGTTTCGCTTTGTGCGCCAGTTCGAGCACAGATTGCAAGGTGACAGGCCTACCAATGGAGTGAAGAAGGCCGCACAAAAAAGTAGCCTCCACATTGCGTCGACATACTCTAGCAATTTCTTTGCCCCAGAGTGCAGTAGCCAGGGCGTGTCGCCAAATCCCGGTTATGTGTTTTTCGTAGCCTGGTGCTTTAAACATCTTGGCGGAAATGGATGCTGCGAGTGCTATATCGCTAATGAGATTCATACCTAAGCGGGTGATGGCTTGTTGCAAGGAGATCAAGGACCCATTGGGCGAATAGGCGGCGGAATTGGCGATATGCATCACGTGACCCGCTAAGGCCTGATCACTTTGGATAAGCTGAGCAAGTTTATTCGCATCTGACTCTGGGTTTTGAGACAGGGTGACGACTTTACTGGCAACTTCCGGCAGCATGGGAACATCAAGTTGACTTTGCGCTATGCGGGTTTGGAGCATGCTAGCGACTTGGTTTGCCGCTTCTGAGAGGGCGGGGGTTTGGTTCATGGTCTATCTCAATTGGGTTGGTCTAAGCAAATTGGATAGACTGAGTGTAGATCAACTTGAGCAACTTACGGCGAGATGCTTGTCTTTATCTGCGGGGGGCTGGGCAAGATGGTCTAGCGCAGGATGTTCCTCAAAGGGTGAGGCCAGTACGCTGAGAAGCTGGTCAAGTCTACTTAAATCGCCGTTGTTTGTGCTTTCGATCACCTGTTGTGCCAGATAATTTCGCAAAATGTATTTTGGGTTGACCGCTAGCATTTGTGTAGTGCGTTGTGATTCCGGTATGTGGGCGCTGCAGGCTCGGTATTTTTCGAGCCATGCTTGTCCTGCTGCGCGGTCTATCAATAAGTCTAGGGCGTTGTCTGGGGCGCGACTAAGCGTGCGAAAAAAATAAGTGTAATCGGTGCGATCTTGCGCAAGTAATTTCAGCAGTTGTTGCAATAGCTGTTGGTTGTCTTCACTGAGTGTTGAGCTCAGGCCAAGCTTGGTCATCATTAATTGGTAATAGTGGCTGGATAGCACTTTTTCATAGGCGGCTAGGGTATTTTTAATATCGGCAATGTCAATGAAATTCGATAGCGCGTGTGCGAGCGCATTCAAGTTCCATAGCCCAATGTTAGCTTGGCGATCGAAGGCATAGCGGCCTTGATCGTCGGAGTGATTACAAATGTGCCCAGGCTCAAAGTCGTCGAGGAAAGCGAAGGGGCCAAAGTCAAAGGTTTCACCTATTAGCGACATGTTATCGGTGTTGAGTACCCCGTGTGCGAAGCCAATGGCCTGCCACTGAGCGATAAGTTTTGCCGTGTTCTGTGTTGCCATGTCGAGTAGGGCAAGTGCATTGTCACGGGTGTTCGGCGTATTCAAATTTAGATAGCGTTGAGCGCAGTAGTTGATAAGTTGCGCCTGTTCTTCTTGCATATTTTGGTAATAAAAATATTCGAAGTGA from Simiduia curdlanivorans carries:
- the sthA gene encoding Si-specific NAD(P)(+) transhydrogenase, which gives rise to MNYDFDLIVIGSGPAGQKAAVQGAKAGKKVALVERDKVLGGACVHRGTIPSKTLRENALRVKNMRANAALSNFKLAEDTEMATLINRLDQVLSAHDEYMRRQILRNNITTIHGRAKFVDPHQLQISKVRGEAETISAQNIIIASGSYPRKPDNIPVDHEYIFDSDSILSMLYLPKSLVVLGGGVIASEYASIFQALGVKVTMIDKYPRPLGFLDADLTGKFVHAFANMGGTWLGEHNVTSVEFDGLAGVITKCDNGVEVRSEKLLCAAGRLANVKDLQIENAGLALNERGLISVDNNLRTATPNIYAAGDVIGPPSLASASMEQGRRATCNALGMSLGRIASTIPSGIYAIPELSAVGLTEQQAQQEHGDVVVGKANFEEIARGQISGIQDGLLKLICDAKGRKLLGVSIVCEGATELIHIGQMALLAEADVDIFVESIFNFPTLAEAYRVAALAVIGQRSLREAD
- a CDS encoding HDOD domain-containing protein; the protein is MNQTPALSEAANQVASMLQTRIAQSQLDVPMLPEVASKVVTLSQNPESDANKLAQLIQSDQALAGHVMHIANSAAYSPNGSLISLQQAITRLGMNLISDIALAASISAKMFKAPGYEKHITGIWRHALATALWGKEIARVCRRNVEATFLCGLLHSIGRPVTLQSVLELAHKAKLELSEEDVQQLEEQYHTQVGMAVAQRWAMPKIVCESIEFFHQYEDANLAKEQTTMINGGAVFATHQLSPDLLSAANLIELPVLADLNLYEDEIETLMDKKDDIKSTMEAMLGR
- a CDS encoding BON domain-containing protein; the encoded protein is MNYPKAKFLASAFLLAASAHTLADNESDWKNQSINDAWLDGKSEATLLLSPNLNNFTIDTLVKNGEVTLRGNVDSEIHKHLAEELVLSVEGVTSVNNQLKVAPDTYATDAILDEMQNTKTESLVKARLLMDTEVSGTSIEVEVNQGAVILSGTVSSSAERELAQAIAENTSDVEKVINNLQIAS
- a CDS encoding Dps family protein; translated protein: MNTATVLSSKPKEQLTENGINRADRSELATFLSKALADTFLLNVKTLNFHWNVMGPLFYSLHKLTEEQYRDLTDAIDVIAERIRALGFVAPGSLTKFAELTDIIEESGTPSAENMINQLADDNERCARSLRVAVAAAEEIEDVKTADLLTDRIGQHEENAWMLRAIVSS
- a CDS encoding TSUP family transporter; this encodes MDWPLWIYLLLSCTAFVAGFVSSIAGAGGMIVLPVLLWAGVPPLNALAVNKFQSVFGTLSSTINFFSKGHLDFKSNKLGLLCAFVAALLGTWLIQRISNNVLMSLLPWMLLLLAVYFAFSPDISDEPKPARLSNEVFNLTVGSGLGLYGGFFGPGMGSFYAAAFVRLRGLPMRMATAQTKPFVLVVNTTSMLVFIVAGYQWWDLAVLMAVMQFIGARIGSNMVIQRGVKLIKPLLIIVTFLLAIKLLWAA
- a CDS encoding AI-2E family transporter — encoded protein: MNDSQSRPVLLFMMGLAAFVVVVAGMRAAETLLVPFLLSLFIAVICSPPLLWMKKRGVPNAIAVLLIIAIIVLLGALIGAVVGASITSFKADLPQYQQRLQEMSGGFRTWLEHRGVVIDRAFWADNVKPSVALAFAGNTLTQLGNLMANAFLILLTVIFILGEEMRFSERLGRSNQNLKATIEGIHRFTKSVNHYMALKSGLSFVTGIVVSLWLWFLGVDYPLLWGTMAFILNFVPNLGSLLAAVPAVLLALVQLGVPEAVYTGLGYLVINLVIGNVVEPRMMGKGLNLSTLVVFLSLVFWGWVLGPVGMLLSVPLTMTVKIALESYPGTSWMGILLGDGAEPANGGADVKSDTPH
- a CDS encoding protein adenylyltransferase SelO, yielding MTAQFETTFANLGSSFGSYVAPTALKDAQLLHYNSALAANLGLDLPSIKALTTASDLPANCKPFAMVYAGHQFGGYSPQMGDGRGVLLGELGCNQQLWDLHLKGVGKTPYSRFGDGRAVLRSSLREYLGSNAMQGLQIPTTQALAIATTSEQVRRESLEPGAVLLRVSQCHIRFGHFEYFYYQNMQEEQAQLINYCAQRYLNLNTPNTRDNALALLDMATQNTAKLIAQWQAIGFAHGVLNTDNMSLIGETFDFGPFAFLDDFEPGHICNHSDDQGRYAFDRQANIGLWNLNALAHALSNFIDIADIKNTLAAYEKVLSSHYYQLMMTKLGLSSTLSEDNQQLLQQLLKLLAQDRTDYTYFFRTLSRAPDNALDLLIDRAAGQAWLEKYRACSAHIPESQRTTQMLAVNPKYILRNYLAQQVIESTNNGDLSRLDQLLSVLASPFEEHPALDHLAQPPADKDKHLAVSCSS
- a CDS encoding 1-acyl-sn-glycerol-3-phosphate acyltransferase — translated: MSVVPHLPENAPALGNSLSKALGRFILRVLGWRLEGDLPNEKKLMVALAPHTSNWDFVVAMPIIMALGIKVSYLMKKEAFIWPFSILFRWWGGIPLDRGASGEVVNQVAQWYADHDAVWVAITPEGTRKKVGQYKTGFVRIAHAAGVPIVTIAWDFPSKSMVVDRVWTTTGNHEADAALIRAHINSHYRGAAPQLQ
- a CDS encoding 1-acyl-sn-glycerol-3-phosphate acyltransferase — protein: MTQVPVVPKTPAAWPKLGNAFTRWLGRNGLRVMGWRCIGHIPETGKLVVVGGPHTSNWDFVIAMFTIMALGVKVSWLAKDSIFRWPVKGLWLKLGGIPVDRASASGMVGQAIESLQQNSAQIVCLMPEGTRSKVDKWRTGFLHIAKGAQVPIFMVGMDYPSKTVTFGNIFTVGDDLDADLEKVKLFVRSFRAKRPAFQS